One stretch of Juglans microcarpa x Juglans regia isolate MS1-56 chromosome 3D, Jm3101_v1.0, whole genome shotgun sequence DNA includes these proteins:
- the LOC121256455 gene encoding probable carboxylesterase 12 has translation MDSSTNEVTHEFPPYFKVYKGGRVERLGRFGGIDRAPTGLDPKTQVQSKDVVVCSDTGVSARIFLPKLTGPDHRLPLVVHYHGGAFCIGSPFSRTFHNFLVNLASEANAVIISVDYRLAPEHLLPIAHEDSWAALQWIANHSKGQGAEPWLNEHADFGRVFLAGESAGANIAHYVAVQAGATGLAGPNIVGTLILHPYFGSKNGEDNMYKYMCPTSTGFDDPLLYPEVDPNLGRMAGGRVLVCVAENDWLKDRGLGYCETLRKSNWDGAVELYETEGEGHGFFLLNPTSDKVEPLVKVLVDFIKHH, from the coding sequence ATGGATTCAAGCACCAACGAAGTAACCCACGAATTCCCACCCTACTTCAAAGTATACAAAGGTGGCCGCGTAGAGAGGTTGGGAAGGTTCGGAGGCATCGACCGTGCTCCCACCGGCCTAGACCCCAAAACCCAGGTCCAATCCAAGGACGTCGTTGTATGCTCCGACACCGGCGTATCGGCCAGGATCTTCCTCCCCAAACTCACCGGCCCAGATCACAGGCTTCCGCTCGTCGTTCACTACCACGGTGGAGCCTTCTGCATTGGATCGCCTTTCAGCCGGACCTtccataattttcttgtaaatctCGCCTCCGAGGCCAATGCCGTTATTATCTCCGTTGACTACAGGCTGGCCCCGGAGCATCTTCTTCCGATTGCACATGAAGACTCGTGGGCTGCGCTGCAGTGGATTGCCAACCACTCAAAGGGGCAAGGAGCCGAGCCGTGGCTGAACGAGCATGCGGATTTCGGACGGGTCTTCCTGGCGGGTGAGAGCGCCGGAGCCAACATAGCCCACTACGTGGCAGTGCAAGCCGGCGCTACCGGATTGGCTGGTCCCAACATCGTTGGGACACTCATACTGCACCCATATTTCGGAAGTAAAAACGGCGAAGACAACATGTACAAATACATGTGCCCGACGAGCACGGGTTTTGACGATCCGTTGCTGTACCCGGAAGTGGATCCGAATCTGGGACGTATGGCCGGTGGGAGGGTGTTGGTTTGTGTGGCGGAGAATGATTGGTTAAAGGATAGAGGGTTGGGTTATTGCGAAACATTGAGGAAGAGTAATTGGGACGGGGCGGTGGAATTATACGAGACAGAAGGAGAGGGGCATGGCTTTTTCCTGCTGAATCCGACTAGCGACAAGGTTGAGCCCCTCGTGAAAGTTCTGGTTGATTTCATTAAGCATCACTGA
- the LOC121256213 gene encoding probable carboxylesterase 5 has translation MASGTNEIAHDFPPFFKAYKDGRIERYSSHDHAPAGLDPNTGIQCKDVVISPETGLSARIFIPKINRPDQKFPLLVHYHGGGFCIGSPFDTITHKFITSFILQANVIVVSVDYRLAPEHPLPIAYDDSWAALQWIAAHSNAQGPEPWLNEYADFGRVFLTGESAGANISHHVAVRAGAAGLAGLKIIGVLIVHPFFGGKDRDDMYKFLSSTSSGCSDDTKLNPAVDPDLSKMGCAKVLVCVAEKDWLKDRGVTYAETLRKSGWGGGVELIESKGEDHCFHLFNAESEEAAQLMKKLGDFVAGK, from the coding sequence ATGGCTTCAGGCACCAACGAGATAGCCCATGATTTCCCGCCGTTCTTCAAAGCATACAAAGATGGCCGCATAGAGAGGTACAGCTCCCACGATCACGCCCCCGCCGGCCTAGACCCGAACACCGGCATTCAATGTAAAGACGTGGTGATCTCGCCCGAGACCGGTTTGTCGGCCCGAATCTTCATCCCTAAAATCAACCGCCCAGATCAAAAGTTTCCGCTACTCGTCCACTACCACGGCGGAGGCTTCTGCATCGGATCACCGTTCGATACGATTACTCACAAATTCATCACGTCCTTCATTCTCCAAGCCAACGTGATAGTTGTTTCCGTCGACTACAGGCTAGCCCCAGAGCACCCTCTACCAATCGCATACGATGACTCGTGGGCCGCGCTGCAGTGGATCGCTGCGCATTCAAACGCGCAAGGACCCGAACCGTGGCTGAACGAGTATGCGGATTTCGGGCGCGTTTTCTTGACGGGTGAGAGTGCAGGAGCCAACATCAGCCACCACGTGGCAGTCCGAGCTGGTGCCGCCGGATTGGCTGGCCTGAAGATCATCGGGGTGCTCATAGTGCACCCGTTCTTTGGAGGCAAAGATCGTGATGACATGTACAAGTTTCTGTCCTCCACAAGTTCCGGTTGTAGTGACGACACGAAACTGAACCCGGCCGTAGATCCAGATCTATCAAAGATGGGGTGCGCCAAGGTCCTGGTGTGCGTGGCAGAGAAGGACTGGCTGAAAGATAGGGGCGTTACCTACGCGGAGACTTTAAGAAAGAGTGGTTGGGGTGGAGGTGTGGAATTGATAGAAAGCAAAGGAGAGGACCATTGCTTTCACTTGTTCAATGCTGAGAGTGAAGAAGCTGCGCAACTGATGAAAAAGTTAGGTGATTTTGTTGCAGGGAAGTAG
- the LOC121256325 gene encoding nodulation protein H-like isoform X1, with protein sequence MADDLCSFAKDIFVIKVPKKSPLVLRMIVLVFAMVCGVYICSICLKQISTHSKAGYLNVQVIQKPCPEPQIEPWEIPYVHYPKPKTYSRAECACNPVRYFAILSMQRSGSGWFETLLNNHTNISSNGEIFSVKVRRSNTSTIVETLDKIYRLDWLSSASKNECTAAVGLKWMLNQGLMQHHADIVEYFNTRGVSVIFLFRRNLLRRMISVLANSYDRDVKLLNGTHKSHVHSPHEAEILANYKPIINATLLKSNLKQVEETTDKALEYFKSTRHIILYYEDVVKNHTKLIDVQHFLKVPLRELKSRQVKIHKGSLSNQIKNWDDVQKTLKGTHYENFLHSDYRK encoded by the exons ATGGCCGACGATCTCTGTTCCTTCGCCAAG GATATTTTTGTCATAAAGGTACCCAAGAAATCTCCATTGGTGCTGAGGATGATCGTCTTGGTCTTTGCAATGGTGTGTGGCGTCTATATATGCTCTATTTGTCTAAAGCAAATTAGCACACACAGCAAGGCCGGATATCTAAATGTTCAAGTGATCCAAAAGCCGTGCCCAGAACCTCAAATTGAACCCTGGGAAATTCCTTATGTTCACTACCCTAAACCTAAAACTTATAGCAG GGCTGAATGTGCATGTAATCCAGTGCGCTATTTCGCCATTTTGTCGATGCAGAGATCCGGGAGTGGATGGTTTGAGACATTGTTAAACAATCATACTAACATAAGCTCCAATGGGGAGATTTTCTCTGTTAAAGTTAGGAGAAGCAATACTTCAACTATCGTTGAgactttggataaaatttaCCGTCTCGACTGGCTCAGTAGTGCCTCAAAGAATGAGTGTACAGCTGCAGTTGGCTTAAAGTGGATGCTTAATCAG GGTCTGATGCAGCATCATGCAGACATTGTAGAGTACTTCAATACTCGGGGAGTTTCAGTTATATTTCTCTTCCGAAGGAATCTTTTGCGTAGAATGATATCGGTTCTGGCAAATTCGTATGATCGAGATGTGAAGCTATTAAATGGAACCCACAAGTCTCATGTGCATTCACCCCATGag GCAGAAATACTTGCAAACTACAAGCCTATAATCAATGCAACATTGCTGAAATCCAATTTGAAGCAAGTAGAAGAAACAACGGACAAAGCGTTGGAGTATTTTAAGAGCACCCGGCACATCATTCTATACTATGAGGACGTAGTCAAGAATCACACT AAGTTAATAGATGTTCAACATTTCTTGAAGGTTCCACTTAGAGAATTAAAGAGTCGTCAGGTGAAGATACACAAAGGTTCCCTATCTAATCAGATTAAGAATTGGGATGATGTCCAAAAGACACTCAAAGGAACTCATTACGAAAATTTCCTACATTCAGATTATCGAAAGTAA
- the LOC121256325 gene encoding uncharacterized protein LOC121256325 isoform X3, whose amino-acid sequence MADDLCSFAKDIFVIKVPKKSPLVLRMIVLVFAMVCGVYICSICLKQISTHSKAGYLNVQVIQKPCPEPQIEPWEIPYVHYPKPKTYSRAECACNPVRYFAILSMQRSGSGWFETLLNNHTNISSNGEIFSVKVRRSNTSTIVETLDKIYRLDWLSSASKNECTAAVGLKWMLNQGLMQHHADIVEYFNTRGVSVIFLFRRNLLRRMISVLANSYDRDVKLLNGTHKSHVHSPHEAEILANYKPIINATLLKSNLKQVEETTDKALEYFKSTRHIILYYEDVVKNHTVPLRELKSRQVKIHKGSLSNQIKNWDDVQKTLKGTHYENFLHSDYRK is encoded by the exons ATGGCCGACGATCTCTGTTCCTTCGCCAAG GATATTTTTGTCATAAAGGTACCCAAGAAATCTCCATTGGTGCTGAGGATGATCGTCTTGGTCTTTGCAATGGTGTGTGGCGTCTATATATGCTCTATTTGTCTAAAGCAAATTAGCACACACAGCAAGGCCGGATATCTAAATGTTCAAGTGATCCAAAAGCCGTGCCCAGAACCTCAAATTGAACCCTGGGAAATTCCTTATGTTCACTACCCTAAACCTAAAACTTATAGCAG GGCTGAATGTGCATGTAATCCAGTGCGCTATTTCGCCATTTTGTCGATGCAGAGATCCGGGAGTGGATGGTTTGAGACATTGTTAAACAATCATACTAACATAAGCTCCAATGGGGAGATTTTCTCTGTTAAAGTTAGGAGAAGCAATACTTCAACTATCGTTGAgactttggataaaatttaCCGTCTCGACTGGCTCAGTAGTGCCTCAAAGAATGAGTGTACAGCTGCAGTTGGCTTAAAGTGGATGCTTAATCAG GGTCTGATGCAGCATCATGCAGACATTGTAGAGTACTTCAATACTCGGGGAGTTTCAGTTATATTTCTCTTCCGAAGGAATCTTTTGCGTAGAATGATATCGGTTCTGGCAAATTCGTATGATCGAGATGTGAAGCTATTAAATGGAACCCACAAGTCTCATGTGCATTCACCCCATGag GCAGAAATACTTGCAAACTACAAGCCTATAATCAATGCAACATTGCTGAAATCCAATTTGAAGCAAGTAGAAGAAACAACGGACAAAGCGTTGGAGTATTTTAAGAGCACCCGGCACATCATTCTATACTATGAGGACGTAGTCAAGAATCACACT GTTCCACTTAGAGAATTAAAGAGTCGTCAGGTGAAGATACACAAAGGTTCCCTATCTAATCAGATTAAGAATTGGGATGATGTCCAAAAGACACTCAAAGGAACTCATTACGAAAATTTCCTACATTCAGATTATCGAAAGTAA
- the LOC121256325 gene encoding nodulation protein H-like isoform X2 translates to MADDLCSFAKDIFVIKVPKKSPLVLRMIVLVFAMVCGVYICSICLKQISTHSKAGYLNVQVIQKPCPEPQIEPWEIPYVHYPKPKTYSRAECACNPVRYFAILSMQRSGSGWFETLLNNHTNISSNGEIFSVKVRRSNTSTIVETLDKIYRLDWLSSASKNECTAAVGLKWMLNQGLMQHHADIVEYFNTRGVSVIFLFRRNLLRRMISVLANSYDRDVKLLNGTHKSHVHSPHEAEILANYKPIINATLLKSNLKQVEETTDKALEYFKSTRHIILYYEDVVKNHTLIDVQHFLKVPLRELKSRQVKIHKGSLSNQIKNWDDVQKTLKGTHYENFLHSDYRK, encoded by the exons ATGGCCGACGATCTCTGTTCCTTCGCCAAG GATATTTTTGTCATAAAGGTACCCAAGAAATCTCCATTGGTGCTGAGGATGATCGTCTTGGTCTTTGCAATGGTGTGTGGCGTCTATATATGCTCTATTTGTCTAAAGCAAATTAGCACACACAGCAAGGCCGGATATCTAAATGTTCAAGTGATCCAAAAGCCGTGCCCAGAACCTCAAATTGAACCCTGGGAAATTCCTTATGTTCACTACCCTAAACCTAAAACTTATAGCAG GGCTGAATGTGCATGTAATCCAGTGCGCTATTTCGCCATTTTGTCGATGCAGAGATCCGGGAGTGGATGGTTTGAGACATTGTTAAACAATCATACTAACATAAGCTCCAATGGGGAGATTTTCTCTGTTAAAGTTAGGAGAAGCAATACTTCAACTATCGTTGAgactttggataaaatttaCCGTCTCGACTGGCTCAGTAGTGCCTCAAAGAATGAGTGTACAGCTGCAGTTGGCTTAAAGTGGATGCTTAATCAG GGTCTGATGCAGCATCATGCAGACATTGTAGAGTACTTCAATACTCGGGGAGTTTCAGTTATATTTCTCTTCCGAAGGAATCTTTTGCGTAGAATGATATCGGTTCTGGCAAATTCGTATGATCGAGATGTGAAGCTATTAAATGGAACCCACAAGTCTCATGTGCATTCACCCCATGag GCAGAAATACTTGCAAACTACAAGCCTATAATCAATGCAACATTGCTGAAATCCAATTTGAAGCAAGTAGAAGAAACAACGGACAAAGCGTTGGAGTATTTTAAGAGCACCCGGCACATCATTCTATACTATGAGGACGTAGTCAAGAATCACACT TTAATAGATGTTCAACATTTCTTGAAGGTTCCACTTAGAGAATTAAAGAGTCGTCAGGTGAAGATACACAAAGGTTCCCTATCTAATCAGATTAAGAATTGGGATGATGTCCAAAAGACACTCAAAGGAACTCATTACGAAAATTTCCTACATTCAGATTATCGAAAGTAA
- the LOC121256325 gene encoding nodulation protein H-like isoform X4: MADDLCSFAKDIFVIKVPKKSPLVLRMIVLVFAMVCGVYICSICLKQISTHSKAGYLNVQVIQKPCPEPQIEPWEIPYVHYPKPKTYSRAECACNPVRYFAILSMQRSGSGWFETLLNNHTNISSNGEIFSVKVRRSNTSTIVETLDKIYRLDWLSSASKNECTAAVGLKWMLNQGLMQHHADIVEYFNTRGVSVIFLFRRNLLRRMISVLANSYDRDVKLLNGTHKSHVHSPHEAEILANYKPIINATLLKSNLKQVEETTDKALEYFKSTRHIILYYEDVVKNHTSCI; encoded by the exons ATGGCCGACGATCTCTGTTCCTTCGCCAAG GATATTTTTGTCATAAAGGTACCCAAGAAATCTCCATTGGTGCTGAGGATGATCGTCTTGGTCTTTGCAATGGTGTGTGGCGTCTATATATGCTCTATTTGTCTAAAGCAAATTAGCACACACAGCAAGGCCGGATATCTAAATGTTCAAGTGATCCAAAAGCCGTGCCCAGAACCTCAAATTGAACCCTGGGAAATTCCTTATGTTCACTACCCTAAACCTAAAACTTATAGCAG GGCTGAATGTGCATGTAATCCAGTGCGCTATTTCGCCATTTTGTCGATGCAGAGATCCGGGAGTGGATGGTTTGAGACATTGTTAAACAATCATACTAACATAAGCTCCAATGGGGAGATTTTCTCTGTTAAAGTTAGGAGAAGCAATACTTCAACTATCGTTGAgactttggataaaatttaCCGTCTCGACTGGCTCAGTAGTGCCTCAAAGAATGAGTGTACAGCTGCAGTTGGCTTAAAGTGGATGCTTAATCAG GGTCTGATGCAGCATCATGCAGACATTGTAGAGTACTTCAATACTCGGGGAGTTTCAGTTATATTTCTCTTCCGAAGGAATCTTTTGCGTAGAATGATATCGGTTCTGGCAAATTCGTATGATCGAGATGTGAAGCTATTAAATGGAACCCACAAGTCTCATGTGCATTCACCCCATGag GCAGAAATACTTGCAAACTACAAGCCTATAATCAATGCAACATTGCTGAAATCCAATTTGAAGCAAGTAGAAGAAACAACGGACAAAGCGTTGGAGTATTTTAAGAGCACCCGGCACATCATTCTATACTATGAGGACGTAGTCAAGAATCACACT AGTTGTATTTGA
- the LOC121254623 gene encoding LOW QUALITY PROTEIN: polyadenylate-binding protein RBP47-like (The sequence of the model RefSeq protein was modified relative to this genomic sequence to represent the inferred CDS: inserted 1 base in 1 codon), translated as MAQATNGGDMTTQQPQPQPQQQHQQQWMQSQQQQWMAMQYPAAAMALMQQQQQQMMMYNYMPYAHPHHQPHPHHYQQQHQPQAQIQHQKHQQQQQQQQQLGSADEVKTIWIGDLHHWMDESYLHNCFAHTGEVFSVKVIRNKQTGQSEGYGFVEFYSHSTAEKVLQSYNGAVMPNTEQPFRLNWATFSAGDKRSDVGSDLSIFVGDLAADVTDAMLQETFDSRYPSVKGAKVVIDSNTGRSKGYGFVRFGDESERSRAITEMNGMYCSSRPMRLGVAXPKKSSGYQQQYSSQALVLAGGHASNGAVTQGSQSDGESNNTTIFVGGLDSDVSDEDLRQPFSQFGEIVSVKIPVGKGCGFVQFANRKNAEDAIESLSGTVIGKQTVRLSWGRSPAGKQWRADSSNQWNGSHNRGQGYGGYGYAVPQNQGLSMYATAAVHGAS; from the exons ATGGCGCAGGCAACCAACGGCGGTGATATGACCACGCAGCAGCCGCAGCCGCAGCCGCAGCAGCAGCATCAACAGCAGTGGATGCAATCGCAGCAGCAGCAATGGATGGCCATGCAATACCCGGCAGCGGCTATGGCCCtgatgcagcagcagcagcagcagatgATGATGTATAATTACATGCCCTACGCTCATCCCCATCATCAACCTCATCCTCATCATTATCAGCAGCAACACCAGCCGCAAGCTCAAATACAGCATCAGAAGCAtcagcaacagcaacagcaacagcagCAGCTGGGGTCCGCCGACGAGGTCAAGACGATCTGGATCGGTGACCTCCACCATTGGATGGACGAGTCTTACCTCCACAACTGCTTTGCTCACACTGGCGAG GTATTCTCAGTAAAGGTTATACGCAATAAGCAGACTGGCCAATCAGAGGGATATGGTTTTGTTGAGTTCTATTCTCATTCAACCGCTGAGAAAGTTTTGCAGAGCTATAATGGTGCTGTGATGCCAAATACAGAGCAGCCCTTCCGTCTAAATTGGGCGACCTTTAGTGCGGGTGATAAACGATCAGATGTTGGTTCTGATCTGTCCATATTTGTGGGGGATTTGGCAGCAGATGTAACTGATGCCATGTTGCAGGAAACCTTTGATAGTAGATATCCATCTGTTAAAGGAGCAAAGGTGGTTATTGATTCAAATACAGGTCGATCAAAAGGTTATGGATTTGTTAGGTTTGGTGATGAAAGTGAGAGGTCAAGGGCTATTACTGAAATGAATGGCATGTATTGTTCAAGTAGGCCCATGCGCTTAGGTGTTG ACCCCAAGAAATCATCTGGATACCAACAGCAGTATTCTTCCCAAG CTTTGGTGCTGGCTGGTGGGCATGCATCAAATGGTGCTGTCACCCAAGGTTCCCAATCTGATGGCGAGTCAAATAACACTACT ATATTTGTTGGAGGGCTTGACTCTGATGTCAGTGATGAAGATCTTAGACAGCCATTTTCCCAATTTGGTGAGATTGTCTCTGTGAAAATTCCTGTTGGGAAAGGATGTGGATTTGTGCAATTTGCTAACAG AAAGAATGCCGAGGATGCAATAGAAAGTTTGAGTGGGACAGTCATTGGCAAGCAAACAGTTCGTCTTTCTTGGGGCCGCAGTCCAGCAGGCAAGCAG TGGAGAGCAGATTCTAGTAACCAGTGGAATGGGAGTCATAACAGAGGGCAAGGCTATGGTGGGTATGGATATGCTGTACCACAGAATCAGGGTCTAAGCATGTATGCTACAGCCGCAGTTCACGGAGCTTCATGA